GGCCATCGCTCATGGGAATCGGGGCCGAAAGCCCGTTCACACCTTGGCCGACTCGCTCAAACAACGCGTGATGTCCCTGTACCAAAACCGCTACTCCGGCAGCAATGCCACCCACTTTCAACAGCTTTTGGCCGAACACGAAAACATCCGTCTCAGCGTCTCCTCCGTCCGCCGCATCCTCATCCAGGGCCGGCTCCGGCCCCGGCGCATCCGCCGCCGACCCAAAGCCCATCGCCCGCGGCCACGCAAACCCCAGGCCGGCATGTTGTGGCAAATCGACGCCTCCCCCTTCGCCTGGCTGGAGGACCGCGGCCCTTCCCTCACCCTCCACGCCATCATCGACGACGCCACCGGAGAACTCGTCGCCGCCGCCTTCCGCCCCACCGAAACCCTGGAAGGCTACGTGACCGTCATGATCGACGC
The DNA window shown above is from Bacillus thermozeamaize and carries:
- a CDS encoding transposase gives rise to the protein MLRTLGISIRQAYRLKAKYRHGGAKAIAHGNRGRKPVHTLADSLKQRVMSLYQNRYSGSNATHFQQLLAEHENIRLSVSSVRRILIQGRLRPRRIRRRPKAHRPRPRKPQAGMLWQIDASPFAWLEDRGPSLTLHAIIDDATGELVAAAFRPTETLEGYVTVMIDALRRKGIPLSLYSDQHSIFHPPKGKLTLEQELAGQKQALSTFGQAIADLGITHIEALSP